A stretch of the Serratia marcescens genome encodes the following:
- the fliF gene encoding flagellar basal-body MS-ring/collar protein FliF: MSASITAGESRDNGLQAIWNRLRANPKIPLLVAASAAIAIVVALLLWVKSPDYRVLYSNLNDRDGGAIVTQLTQMNIPYRFAENGAALLIPAEKVHETRLRLAQQGLPKGGAVGFELLDQEKFGISQFSEQINYQRALEGELSRTIESLGPVQNARVHLALPKPSLFVREQKSPSASVTLTLQPGRALDDGQINAIVYMVSSSVAGLPPGNVTVVDQAGRLLTQSDGTGRDLNASQLKYANEVENGFQRRIEAILAPVVGSANVRAQVTAQIDFATREQTDEQYQPNQQPDKAAIRSQQTSLSEQIGGPQVGGVPGALSNQPSAPATAPIETAKPATAAGNNANATAQNAATTRSAAANGVPQNTRRDATTNYELDRTIRHTQQKAGTVQRLSVAVVVNYLGTDKDGKPQPMSKEQLAQIEALVREAMGYSSSRGDTLNVVNTPFTDSQVTGGELPFWQSQSFIDRLIDAGRYLLVLLVAWLLWRKLVRPQLQQRQAAQQAAVAAANAPAAKAVDSSKPSNEELAQRRKSQQRVSAEVQSQRIRDLADKDPRVVALVIRQWMSNEI; this comes from the coding sequence ATGAGTGCTTCGATAACCGCCGGCGAAAGCCGCGACAACGGCCTGCAGGCCATCTGGAATCGTCTGCGCGCCAACCCGAAAATTCCGTTGCTGGTCGCCGCTTCCGCCGCGATCGCGATCGTCGTCGCGCTGCTATTGTGGGTGAAAAGCCCCGACTACCGCGTGCTGTACAGCAATCTGAACGACCGCGACGGTGGTGCCATCGTCACTCAACTGACGCAGATGAACATCCCTTACCGCTTTGCCGAAAATGGCGCGGCGCTGCTGATCCCGGCGGAAAAAGTGCATGAAACCCGTCTGCGTCTGGCGCAGCAAGGGCTGCCGAAGGGTGGCGCCGTCGGCTTCGAACTGCTGGATCAGGAAAAATTCGGCATCAGCCAGTTCAGCGAGCAGATCAACTACCAGCGCGCCCTTGAAGGCGAGCTGTCGCGCACTATCGAATCGCTGGGGCCGGTGCAAAACGCCCGCGTTCACCTGGCGCTGCCTAAACCTTCGCTGTTCGTGCGCGAACAGAAATCCCCTTCCGCGTCGGTGACGCTGACCCTGCAACCCGGCCGTGCGCTGGATGATGGCCAGATCAACGCCATCGTTTATATGGTGTCGAGCAGCGTCGCCGGCCTGCCGCCGGGCAACGTGACCGTGGTCGATCAGGCCGGTCGCCTGCTGACGCAGTCCGACGGCACCGGGCGCGATCTCAACGCCTCGCAGCTGAAATACGCCAACGAAGTGGAAAACGGCTTCCAGCGCCGCATCGAAGCGATCCTCGCCCCGGTGGTCGGCAGCGCCAACGTGCGTGCGCAGGTCACGGCGCAGATTGACTTCGCCACTCGCGAACAAACCGATGAACAGTACCAACCGAACCAACAGCCGGACAAAGCCGCTATCCGCTCTCAGCAAACCAGCCTGAGCGAGCAGATCGGCGGGCCACAGGTAGGCGGCGTGCCGGGCGCACTGTCCAACCAACCAAGCGCGCCTGCCACGGCGCCGATTGAGACCGCCAAGCCAGCCACCGCGGCAGGCAACAATGCCAACGCCACCGCGCAAAACGCCGCGACCACCCGCAGCGCGGCGGCCAACGGCGTACCGCAAAATACCCGTCGCGACGCGACCACCAACTACGAGCTCGACCGCACCATTCGCCATACCCAGCAAAAAGCCGGCACCGTGCAGCGTTTGTCGGTCGCCGTGGTGGTCAACTATCTGGGCACCGATAAAGACGGCAAACCGCAGCCGATGAGCAAAGAGCAGCTGGCGCAGATCGAAGCGCTGGTGCGTGAAGCGATGGGCTACTCCAGCAGCCGTGGCGATACCCTGAACGTGGTCAACACGCCGTTTACTGACAGTCAGGTGACCGGTGGCGAACTGCCGTTCTGGCAAAGCCAGTCGTTTATCGATCGCCTGATCGACGCGGGCCGCTATCTGCTGGTGCTGCTGGTGGCCTGGTTGCTGTGGCGCAAACTGGTGCGGCCGCAGCTGCAACAGCGCCAGGCGGCACAACAGGCCGCCGTCGCCGCCGCCAACGCCCCTGCCGCCAAAGCGGTCGACAGCAGCAAACCGAGCAACGAGGAGCTGGCGCAGCGTCGTAAATCGCAGCAGCGCGTCAGCGCAGAAGTCCAGAGCCAGCGGATCCGCGATCTGGCTGACAAAGACCCACGCGTGGTCGCTCTGGTAATCCGCCAATGGATGAGTAACGAGATATGA
- the fliG gene encoding flagellar motor switch protein FliG, producing the protein MSLTGTDKSAILLMTLGEDRAAEVFKHLSSREVQLLSGTMAGMSQVSHKQLGEVLTEFEDDAEQYAALSVNASDYLRSVLVKALGEERAASLLEDILESRETTTGMETLNFMEPQSAADLIRDEHPQIIATILVHLKRGQAADILALFDERLRNDVMLRIATFGGVQPAALAELTEVLNNLLDGQNLKRSKMGGVRTAAEIINLMKTQQEEAVIDAMREYDGELAQKIIDEMFLFENLVEVDDRSIQRLLQEVEGESLLIALKGAEQPLREKFLKNMSQRAADILRDDLANRGPVRMSQVENEQKAILLVVRRLAESGEMIIGGGEDTYV; encoded by the coding sequence ATGAGCCTGACCGGAACCGACAAAAGCGCCATCCTGCTGATGACGCTGGGTGAAGATCGTGCGGCGGAGGTGTTCAAGCACCTCTCCTCGCGCGAAGTACAGCTGCTGAGCGGCACCATGGCCGGCATGAGCCAGGTTTCGCACAAACAGCTCGGCGAAGTACTGACCGAGTTTGAAGACGACGCCGAGCAATACGCGGCGCTGAGCGTCAACGCCAGCGACTATCTGCGCTCGGTGCTGGTCAAGGCGCTGGGCGAAGAGCGCGCCGCCAGCCTGCTGGAAGACATTCTCGAATCGCGCGAGACCACTACCGGCATGGAAACGCTCAACTTTATGGAGCCGCAGAGCGCCGCCGATCTGATCCGCGACGAACACCCGCAGATCATCGCCACCATCCTGGTGCACCTCAAACGCGGCCAGGCGGCGGATATCCTGGCCCTGTTCGACGAACGCCTGCGCAACGACGTGATGCTGCGTATCGCCACCTTCGGCGGCGTGCAGCCGGCGGCGTTGGCGGAGCTGACCGAAGTGCTGAACAACCTGCTCGACGGCCAGAACCTCAAACGCAGCAAAATGGGCGGGGTGCGTACTGCCGCCGAGATCATCAACCTGATGAAAACCCAGCAGGAAGAGGCGGTCATCGACGCGATGCGCGAATACGACGGCGAGCTGGCGCAGAAGATCATCGACGAGATGTTCCTGTTCGAAAACCTGGTGGAAGTCGACGATCGCAGTATCCAACGCCTGCTGCAGGAAGTGGAAGGCGAGTCGCTGCTGATCGCGTTGAAAGGCGCCGAGCAGCCGCTGCGCGAGAAGTTCCTCAAGAACATGTCGCAACGCGCCGCCGACATCCTGCGCGACGATCTGGCCAACCGTGGGCCGGTGCGCATGTCGCAGGTGGAGAACGAGCAGAAAGCCATCCTGCTGGTGGTGAGACGCCTGGCGGAAAGCGGCGAAATGATCATCGGCGGCGGCGAGGACACCTATGTCTGA
- the fliH gene encoding flagellar assembly protein FliH, producing the protein MSDRINTLPWQPWSLNDLGEQKPAFELPQLPDLELDDPSPDAQAELQQQLATLRLQAEQQGQQLGYADGQQKGYEAGFQSGLEEGRQQGLLEAQQQQQPLTAHWQQLVTEFQHTLDALDSVIASRLMQLALTAAKQVLGQPPVCDGTALLAQIQQLIQQEPMFNGKPQLRVHPDDYPRVEQQLGVTLSLHGWRLLADGELHPGGCKVSAEEGDLDASLATRWHELCRLAAPGEV; encoded by the coding sequence ATGTCTGATCGCATTAACACCCTGCCCTGGCAGCCCTGGTCGCTCAACGATTTGGGCGAACAGAAACCGGCGTTCGAACTGCCGCAGTTGCCGGATCTCGAACTTGACGATCCGTCGCCGGACGCACAGGCCGAATTGCAGCAGCAGTTGGCGACGCTGCGCCTGCAGGCGGAACAACAGGGCCAGCAACTGGGCTATGCCGACGGCCAGCAAAAAGGCTATGAGGCCGGTTTCCAGTCCGGACTGGAGGAAGGCCGCCAGCAAGGGCTGCTGGAAGCACAGCAGCAGCAGCAGCCGCTGACTGCCCACTGGCAGCAGCTGGTCACCGAATTCCAGCACACGCTGGATGCGCTCGACAGCGTGATCGCCTCCCGACTGATGCAGCTGGCGCTGACCGCCGCCAAGCAGGTGCTGGGCCAACCGCCGGTGTGCGACGGCACCGCCCTGCTGGCGCAGATCCAACAGCTGATCCAGCAGGAGCCGATGTTCAACGGCAAGCCGCAGCTGCGGGTGCACCCGGACGACTACCCACGCGTCGAGCAACAGTTGGGGGTCACCCTCAGCCTGCACGGCTGGCGTCTGCTGGCGGACGGCGAACTGCATCCGGGCGGCTGCAAGGTCAGCGCCGAGGAAGGCGATCTCGACGCCAGCCTGGCAACGCGCTGGCATGAACTGTGCCGCCTGGCAGCACCGGGAGAAGTCTGA
- the fliI gene encoding flagellar protein export ATPase FliI yields MTARLGRWLSSLDTLEKRIARAPTVRRYGRLTRATGLVLEATGLQLPLGATCLIERHDAGEVQEVESEVVGFNGQRLFLMPLEEVEGIVPGARVYARIAPEGQSAGKQLPLGPALLGRVLDGSAKPLDGLPSPETGYRAPLITAPFNPLQRTPIEQVLDVGVRTINGLLTVGRGQRMGLFAGSGVGKSVLLGMMARYTQADVIVVGLIGERGREVKDFIENILGAEGRARSVVIAAPADVSPLLRMQGAAYATRIAEDFRDRGQHVLLIMDSLTRYAMAQREIALAIGEPPATKGYPPSVFAKLPALVERAGNGISGGGSITAFYTVLTEGDDQQDPIADSARAILDGHVVLSRRLAEAGHYPAIDIEASISRAMTSLIDEEHYRRVRTFKQMLASYQRNRDLISVGAYAAGSDPLLDKAMTLYPQMEAYLQQGIFERSGYDEACQQLQQLIV; encoded by the coding sequence ATGACCGCGCGTCTCGGCCGCTGGCTGAGCTCTCTGGATACGCTGGAAAAGCGCATCGCCCGCGCGCCGACGGTGCGCCGCTACGGTCGCCTGACCCGCGCCACCGGACTGGTGCTGGAGGCCACCGGGCTGCAGCTGCCGCTCGGCGCGACCTGCCTCATCGAACGGCACGACGCCGGTGAGGTGCAGGAAGTGGAAAGCGAAGTGGTCGGCTTCAACGGCCAGCGGCTGTTCCTGATGCCGCTGGAAGAAGTGGAAGGCATCGTGCCGGGCGCACGGGTTTACGCCCGCATCGCGCCGGAAGGCCAAAGCGCCGGCAAACAGCTGCCGCTCGGCCCGGCGCTGTTGGGACGGGTGCTGGACGGCAGCGCCAAACCGCTCGACGGCCTGCCTTCACCGGAAACCGGTTACCGGGCGCCGCTGATCACCGCGCCGTTCAATCCCTTACAGCGCACGCCGATCGAGCAGGTGCTGGACGTGGGGGTGCGCACCATCAACGGCCTGCTGACCGTCGGTCGCGGCCAGCGCATGGGCCTGTTCGCCGGTTCCGGCGTCGGCAAGAGCGTGCTGCTCGGCATGATGGCCCGCTATACCCAGGCAGATGTGATCGTCGTTGGCCTGATCGGCGAGCGTGGCCGCGAGGTCAAAGACTTTATCGAGAACATTCTCGGCGCCGAAGGCCGGGCGCGATCGGTGGTGATCGCCGCGCCGGCCGACGTGTCGCCGCTGCTGCGCATGCAGGGAGCGGCCTACGCCACACGCATCGCCGAAGATTTCCGCGATCGCGGGCAGCATGTGTTGCTGATCATGGACTCCCTCACCCGCTACGCCATGGCGCAGCGTGAGATCGCCCTGGCCATCGGCGAGCCGCCGGCGACCAAAGGCTATCCGCCGTCGGTCTTCGCCAAGCTGCCTGCGCTGGTGGAACGCGCAGGCAACGGCATCAGCGGCGGCGGTTCCATCACCGCCTTCTACACCGTGTTGACCGAAGGGGACGATCAGCAAGACCCGATCGCCGACTCGGCGCGCGCGATTCTCGATGGCCACGTGGTGCTGTCCCGGCGCCTGGCGGAGGCCGGCCACTACCCGGCGATCGACATCGAAGCGTCGATCAGCCGCGCCATGACGTCGCTGATCGACGAAGAGCATTACCGCCGGGTGCGCACCTTCAAACAGATGCTGGCCAGCTATCAGCGCAACCGCGATCTGATCAGCGTCGGCGCCTACGCGGCAGGCAGCGATCCGTTGCTGGACAAAGCGATGACGCTGTATCCGCAGATGGAAGCCTACCTGCAGCAGGGCATCTTTGAACGCAGCGGCTATGACGAAGCCTGTCAACAGCTGCAGCAGTTGATTGTTTAA
- the fliJ gene encoding flagellar export protein FliJ — translation MKSQSPLITLRDLAQDAVEQAAQQLGQVRQAQQAAEQQLSMLLNYQDEYRQKLNHTLCDGMDSSRWQNYQQFIGTLEQAIDQHRQQLLQWGQKVDHAVKQWQDKQQRLNAFETLHTRAMTAEQQQENKRDQKLMDEFAQRSAQRNINP, via the coding sequence ATGAAATCACAATCCCCCCTGATTACCCTGCGCGATCTGGCGCAGGATGCGGTGGAACAGGCCGCGCAACAGCTGGGCCAGGTACGGCAGGCGCAGCAGGCGGCAGAACAGCAGCTGTCGATGCTGCTCAACTATCAGGACGAATACCGCCAGAAGCTGAATCATACGCTCTGCGACGGCATGGACAGCTCACGCTGGCAAAACTACCAGCAGTTTATCGGCACGCTGGAACAGGCCATCGACCAGCACCGCCAGCAGCTGCTGCAGTGGGGGCAGAAAGTGGATCATGCGGTGAAGCAATGGCAAGACAAACAACAGCGGCTGAACGCTTTCGAGACCCTGCATACCCGCGCCATGACGGCGGAGCAGCAGCAGGAGAACAAACGGGATCAAAAACTGATGGATGAGTTCGCTCAACGCAGTGCACAAAGGAATATCAACCCATGA
- a CDS encoding flagellar hook-length control protein FliK, with amino-acid sequence MNLNALPGLVLPGDAGGLAELTSALDESQLSSAFAQLLGARFAPAIDGKQPPVALNTDDEHAPALSRNQLNQLLATFGERGGLLQNPTTSADALSPEDTEGEAPVAGDKPAQTPIAAAKELDAATLQALYAMLPAAIVAQAQPADGQRPLPEESADEATALQPGNGLLNIAAAGDKTAARASASPAPSLTGAKSPATDGDNAKAALPQPTNGERASTAQPLPASDTQQPPTFNHAVALAAASPTQTAAPASALVTAPPAPQLNAQLGSPEWQQALNQQVLMFHRNGQQSAELRLHPQELGALQITLKLDDQQAQLHIASAHGQVRAAVEAAMPQLRHALAESGINLGQSSVGGESTPQWQQQASNGQGRSNYAEHHGGDGAAAEGVSAPVTLQRMASAVNGVDIFA; translated from the coding sequence ATGAATCTGAACGCCCTGCCCGGTCTGGTCTTACCCGGCGACGCCGGCGGCCTGGCCGAACTGACGTCGGCGCTGGATGAGAGCCAGCTGTCGTCCGCTTTCGCCCAGCTGCTCGGCGCCCGTTTCGCGCCCGCGATCGACGGCAAACAGCCACCGGTCGCGCTGAACACAGACGATGAACACGCCCCGGCCCTGAGCCGCAACCAGCTCAATCAACTGCTGGCCACCTTCGGCGAGCGCGGCGGTCTGCTGCAGAACCCGACAACCTCAGCCGACGCGCTTTCACCTGAAGATACCGAGGGCGAAGCGCCCGTCGCCGGCGATAAACCGGCGCAGACGCCGATCGCCGCCGCCAAAGAGCTGGATGCCGCAACGCTGCAGGCGCTTTACGCCATGCTGCCGGCCGCGATCGTCGCCCAGGCGCAACCGGCGGACGGGCAACGGCCGCTGCCGGAGGAAAGCGCTGACGAGGCGACTGCGCTGCAGCCCGGCAACGGCCTGCTGAACATCGCGGCGGCCGGTGATAAAACCGCTGCGCGCGCGTCGGCCTCTCCTGCTCCGTCGTTGACGGGCGCGAAATCGCCGGCTACCGACGGCGATAATGCCAAGGCGGCGCTACCGCAACCAACCAACGGCGAACGCGCAAGCACCGCACAACCGCTGCCGGCAAGCGATACGCAGCAGCCACCGACGTTCAACCACGCCGTCGCCCTGGCCGCCGCCAGCCCGACGCAAACGGCCGCCCCGGCCAGCGCACTGGTGACCGCACCGCCTGCGCCGCAGCTCAACGCGCAGCTGGGCAGCCCGGAGTGGCAGCAGGCGTTGAACCAACAGGTGCTGATGTTCCACCGCAACGGCCAGCAGAGCGCCGAGCTGCGCCTGCACCCACAGGAGTTGGGCGCCCTGCAGATCACGCTAAAACTGGACGATCAGCAGGCGCAACTGCACATCGCCTCCGCTCACGGCCAGGTGCGTGCGGCGGTGGAAGCGGCGATGCCGCAGCTGCGTCACGCGTTGGCGGAGAGCGGTATCAACCTGGGGCAAAGCAGCGTGGGCGGCGAGTCCACCCCGCAATGGCAGCAGCAGGCTTCCAACGGCCAGGGTCGTTCCAACTATGCTGAACATCATGGCGGTGATGGCGCAGCCGCCGAGGGCGTCAGCGCACCGGTGACGCTGCAGCGTATGGCCAGTGCGGTCAACGGCGTCGATATTTTCGCCTGA
- the fliL gene encoding flagellar basal body-associated protein FliL, translating to MSQNSLPAAPKRPLLVILLVLISVVACGAAGYSWWLLQQHKNGAEPAAAKQQPPAAPVFMPLDTFTVNLVTPDNNPDRVLYIGLTLRLPDESTRRQLNDFLPEVRSRLLMLLSRQEASQLANEQGKQQLVAQIKDVLSPPLVKGQPKQVVSDVLFTAFILR from the coding sequence ATGTCTCAGAACTCCCTTCCGGCAGCACCGAAACGCCCCCTTCTGGTCATCCTGCTGGTCTTGATCAGCGTCGTCGCCTGTGGCGCCGCGGGCTACAGCTGGTGGCTGCTGCAACAGCATAAAAACGGCGCCGAACCGGCCGCCGCCAAACAGCAACCGCCGGCCGCGCCGGTGTTCATGCCGCTCGACACCTTTACCGTCAACCTGGTGACGCCGGACAACAACCCGGATCGCGTGCTGTACATCGGCCTCACGCTGCGTCTGCCGGACGAAAGTACCCGCCGCCAGCTGAACGATTTTCTGCCGGAAGTGCGCAGCCGTCTGCTGATGCTGCTCTCCCGCCAGGAAGCGAGCCAGCTGGCCAATGAGCAAGGGAAGCAACAGTTGGTGGCGCAGATTAAGGACGTGCTCAGCCCACCACTGGTTAAGGGACAACCGAAGCAGGTGGTCAGCGACGTGCTGTTCACCGCCTTCATACTGCGGTAA
- the fliM gene encoding flagellar motor switch protein FliM has translation MGDSILSQAEIDALLNGDSAGDEPEAIVGKESEVKPYDPNTQRRVVRERLHALEIINERFARQFRMGLFNLLRRSPDITVGPIKIQPYHEFARNLPVPTNLNLVHLNPLRGTALFVFAPSLVFIAVDNLFGGDGRFPTKVEGREFTPTEQRVIKRMLRLALDAYGDAWSAIYKIDVEYVRAEMQVKFTNITTSPNDIVVTTPFQVEIGALTGEFNICIPFAMIEPLRELLTNPPLENSRQEDSHWRETLVKQVQHSELELIANFVDIPMRLSKVLKLQPGDVLPIDKPERLIAHVDGVPVLTSQYGTLNGQYALRVEHLINPILNALSEEQPNE, from the coding sequence ATGGGCGATAGCATTCTTTCACAGGCAGAGATCGACGCCTTGCTCAACGGCGACAGCGCGGGTGATGAACCCGAAGCGATAGTCGGCAAAGAGAGCGAGGTCAAGCCTTACGATCCGAACACCCAGCGCCGCGTGGTGCGCGAGCGTCTGCACGCGCTGGAAATCATCAACGAACGTTTTGCCCGGCAGTTCCGCATGGGATTGTTCAACCTGCTGCGCCGCAGCCCGGACATTACCGTCGGCCCGATCAAAATCCAGCCGTATCACGAGTTCGCCCGCAACCTGCCGGTGCCGACCAACCTGAACCTGGTGCATCTGAACCCGCTGCGCGGCACCGCCCTGTTCGTGTTCGCGCCGAGCCTGGTGTTCATCGCCGTCGATAACCTGTTCGGCGGCGACGGCCGCTTCCCGACCAAGGTCGAAGGCCGCGAGTTCACCCCGACCGAACAGCGGGTGATCAAGCGCATGCTGCGCCTGGCGCTGGACGCCTACGGCGACGCCTGGAGCGCCATCTACAAGATCGACGTAGAGTACGTGCGCGCCGAAATGCAGGTGAAATTTACCAACATCACCACTTCGCCGAACGACATCGTGGTCACCACGCCGTTCCAGGTGGAGATCGGCGCGCTGACCGGCGAGTTCAACATCTGCATTCCGTTCGCGATGATTGAGCCGCTGCGCGAGCTGCTGACCAACCCGCCGCTGGAAAACTCGCGGCAGGAAGACAGCCATTGGCGCGAAACCCTGGTGAAGCAGGTGCAACACTCCGAACTGGAGCTGATCGCCAACTTCGTCGATATCCCGATGCGGCTGTCGAAAGTCCTGAAGCTGCAGCCGGGCGATGTATTACCGATAGACAAGCCGGAACGCCTGATCGCCCATGTGGACGGCGTACCGGTTCTGACCAGCCAATACGGCACGTTGAATGGGCAATATGCCCTGCGTGTTGAACATTTGATTAACCCTATTTTGAATGCTCTGAGTGAGGAACAGCCCAATGAGTGA
- the fliN gene encoding flagellar motor switch protein FliN: MSDPKQPSGEGKESVDDLWADAFNEQQSTEKSGASTEGVFKSLEAQDALGSLQDIDLILDIPVKLTVELGRTKMTIKELLRLSQGSVVALDGLAGEPLDILINGYLIAQGEVVVVADKFGVRITDIITPSERMRRLSR, translated from the coding sequence ATGAGTGATCCTAAGCAACCGTCTGGCGAAGGAAAGGAATCCGTAGACGATCTGTGGGCTGATGCGTTTAACGAGCAGCAGTCGACAGAGAAATCCGGCGCGAGCACCGAAGGGGTGTTCAAGTCGCTGGAAGCTCAGGATGCGCTCGGCAGCCTGCAGGATATCGACCTGATCCTGGATATTCCGGTCAAGCTGACCGTGGAACTGGGGCGCACCAAGATGACCATCAAAGAGCTGTTGCGCCTGTCGCAAGGCTCGGTGGTGGCGCTGGACGGCCTGGCCGGCGAGCCGCTGGACATCCTGATCAACGGTTACCTGATCGCACAAGGTGAAGTGGTGGTGGTGGCCGACAAGTTCGGCGTGCGCATCACCGACATCATCACCCCGTCCGAACGCATGCGTCGACTGAGCCGCTGA
- the fliO gene encoding flagellar biosynthetic protein FliO, whose translation MTVAAPVTVQSSQPPAAPALPAGSVLMQVSSALGGILLLILLAGWLFRRLGFAPQARNHKLLNLRASCQVGQRERVVVVEVDDTLLVLGVTAQQITPLHTLPAPPKDEGATDAATPADFRQLMQKVLKRPEKSA comes from the coding sequence ATGACCGTCGCGGCGCCCGTTACCGTCCAAAGCAGCCAACCACCCGCCGCGCCGGCCTTGCCGGCCGGTTCGGTGTTGATGCAGGTCAGCAGCGCGCTCGGCGGCATTCTGCTGCTGATCCTGCTGGCCGGTTGGTTGTTCCGCCGGCTGGGCTTCGCCCCGCAGGCGCGCAACCACAAGCTGCTCAACCTGCGCGCCAGTTGCCAGGTCGGGCAGCGCGAGCGCGTGGTGGTGGTGGAAGTCGACGACACCTTGCTGGTATTGGGTGTCACCGCCCAGCAGATCACCCCGCTGCACACCCTGCCCGCCCCGCCGAAAGACGAGGGCGCGACCGACGCGGCGACGCCGGCGGACTTCCGCCAACTGATGCAAAAAGTTCTGAAACGCCCGGAAAAATCGGCATGA
- the fliP gene encoding flagellar type III secretion system pore protein FliP (The bacterial flagellar biogenesis protein FliP forms a type III secretion system (T3SS)-type pore required for flagellar assembly.) produces the protein MTSTLHTLVRRPAVWLPAALLFISPAALAQLPGLISQPLANGGQSWSLPVQTLVLLTSLTFLPAMLLMMTSFTRIIIVLGLLRNALGTPSAPPNQVMLGLALFLTFFIMSPVFDKVYQDAYLPFSQDKIGLEVALDKGAQPLREFMLRQTRETDLALYARLANQPPLAGPEAVPMRILLPAYVTSELKTAFQIGFTVFIPFLIIDLVVASVLMALGMMMVPPATISLPFKLMLFVLVDGWQLLLGSLAQSFYS, from the coding sequence ATGACCTCGACTCTTCATACCCTCGTCCGCCGTCCGGCGGTTTGGCTCCCTGCCGCCCTGCTGTTCATCAGCCCGGCGGCTTTGGCGCAACTGCCGGGGCTGATCAGTCAGCCGCTGGCCAACGGCGGCCAAAGCTGGTCGCTACCGGTGCAGACGCTGGTGCTGTTAACCTCGCTGACCTTCCTGCCGGCCATGCTGCTGATGATGACCAGCTTCACCCGCATCATCATCGTGCTCGGCCTGCTGCGCAACGCGCTGGGCACGCCGTCGGCGCCGCCGAACCAAGTGATGCTGGGGCTGGCGCTGTTCCTGACCTTCTTTATCATGTCGCCGGTGTTCGACAAGGTTTATCAGGACGCCTATCTGCCGTTCAGCCAGGACAAGATCGGGCTGGAGGTCGCGCTGGATAAAGGCGCGCAGCCGCTGCGCGAATTCATGCTGCGCCAAACGCGCGAAACCGATTTGGCGCTGTACGCCAGGCTGGCCAATCAGCCGCCGCTGGCCGGCCCGGAGGCGGTGCCGATGCGCATCCTGCTGCCCGCCTACGTCACCAGCGAACTGAAAACCGCCTTCCAGATCGGTTTTACGGTGTTCATTCCGTTCCTGATTATCGACCTGGTGGTCGCCAGCGTGCTGATGGCGCTGGGGATGATGATGGTGCCGCCGGCCACCATCTCGCTGCCGTTCAAGCTGATGCTGTTTGTGCTGGTCGATGGCTGGCAGCTGCTGCTCGGCTCGCTGGCGCAGAGCTTCTATTCGTAA
- the fliQ gene encoding flagellar biosynthesis protein FliQ, with protein MTPESVMALGTEAMKVALALAAPLLLAALISGLVVSLLQAATQINEMTLSFIPKILAVVATIIIAGPWMLNLLLDYMRTLFSNLPTLIG; from the coding sequence ATGACACCTGAATCGGTTATGGCGCTCGGCACCGAGGCGATGAAAGTGGCGCTGGCGCTGGCCGCCCCGCTGCTGCTGGCGGCGCTGATTAGCGGCCTGGTGGTCAGCCTGCTGCAGGCCGCCACCCAGATCAACGAAATGACGCTGTCGTTCATCCCCAAAATTCTGGCGGTGGTGGCCACCATCATCATCGCCGGCCCCTGGATGTTGAACCTGCTGCTGGACTACATGCGCACCCTGTTCAGCAACCTGCCCACCCTGATCGGCTAA